One stretch of Candidatus Methylomirabilota bacterium DNA includes these proteins:
- a CDS encoding proton-conducting transporter membrane subunit, translating to MTTLALALLIPWASGVVLVAVDGRRPLVGWLAVGALTAQIGALAALAVRVFPGRGVHFVTGGWPADVGIVLRADSLGVAFALVSAVMLLAAVAQSALEGIQERTFPGLVVLLATGLNGLFLTGDIFNFYVFFEIAMTVAYVLTTYGGGRRELGAALVFAAVNLLGSSVFLLAIAGVYRVTATLAMESIALRMADVEPNAAILIAVGFFIAFGVKLGLFPFHFWLPTVYTGARPAVAAILSGALANIGAYGLIRFGAGLLPNELQLGATALVLIGGASILYGGVLAISRRDPAETLAYSSIGQVGYVLVALGVGGPVGLAAAVLYALVNSLNKTMLFLAVRMRGALISGVFLLGALSVAGMPPAVGFLGKLALVHTGIAARSPALVGLLVAGSALSFVYMFRMYQHEFWSRPRAGHASPWPLQLLPAILALLVLAGGLWPEPLLALSRGAAGVLSRGGTR from the coding sequence GTGACGACGCTCGCGCTCGCCCTCTTGATCCCCTGGGCGTCCGGCGTCGTTCTCGTGGCGGTCGATGGACGGCGACCCCTCGTCGGGTGGCTGGCCGTCGGCGCGCTGACCGCTCAGATCGGCGCGCTCGCCGCCCTCGCGGTGCGCGTGTTCCCCGGACGCGGGGTGCATTTCGTGACCGGCGGGTGGCCCGCAGACGTCGGCATCGTGCTCCGAGCCGACAGCCTCGGCGTGGCGTTCGCGCTCGTCTCCGCGGTCATGCTGCTGGCCGCGGTCGCCCAGTCGGCTCTCGAGGGCATCCAGGAGCGCACCTTCCCCGGGCTCGTCGTTCTGCTCGCCACCGGGCTGAACGGGCTCTTTCTCACCGGCGACATCTTCAATTTCTACGTCTTCTTCGAGATCGCCATGACCGTGGCCTACGTGCTGACGACCTACGGTGGCGGCCGGCGCGAGCTGGGCGCCGCGCTCGTCTTCGCCGCCGTGAACCTGCTGGGGTCGTCCGTGTTCCTGCTCGCGATCGCAGGAGTCTATCGGGTGACCGCGACCCTCGCCATGGAGAGCATCGCGCTCCGGATGGCCGACGTGGAGCCCAACGCGGCCATTCTCATCGCGGTCGGATTCTTCATCGCGTTCGGCGTCAAGCTCGGCCTGTTCCCCTTCCACTTCTGGCTGCCCACCGTCTACACCGGCGCGCGCCCCGCGGTGGCCGCGATCCTGAGCGGCGCCCTCGCGAACATCGGCGCCTACGGCCTGATCCGATTCGGCGCGGGCCTCCTGCCGAACGAGCTCCAGCTCGGGGCCACCGCCCTCGTCCTGATCGGCGGCGCCTCCATCCTGTACGGGGGCGTGCTCGCGATCTCCCGGCGTGATCCCGCGGAGACGCTCGCCTATTCGTCGATCGGCCAGGTCGGCTACGTGCTCGTCGCCCTGGGCGTCGGCGGACCGGTCGGCCTGGCCGCCGCCGTGCTCTATGCGCTGGTCAACTCGCTCAACAAGACCATGCTGTTCCTCGCGGTGCGGATGCGGGGGGCCCTCATCAGCGGGGTCTTCCTGCTCGGCGCCTTGAGCGTGGCCGGCATGCCGCCTGCCGTCGGCTTTCTCGGCAAGCTGGCCCTCGTCCACACCGGAATCGCGGCCCGGAGCCCGGCCCTGGTGGGTCTGCTCGTCGCGGGCAGCGCCCTGTCGTTCGTCTACATGTTCCGGATGTACCAGCACGAGTTCTGGAGCCGCCCCCGCGCCGGTCACGCGAGCCCCTGGCCGCTTCAGCTCCTCCCCGCCATCCTGGCCCTGCTCGTGCTGGCGGGCGGCCTGTGGCCCGAACCGCTGCTCGCCCTCAGCCGGGGCGCCGCCGGCGTCCTGTCCAGAGGAGGCACCCGATGA
- the mbhE gene encoding hydrogen gas-evolving membrane-bound hydrogenase subunit E — protein sequence MSASWRHAPAWTAVVVALTAFVTSLASWLTGGAAIDVPWAPTLGLRLHFTLDGLGALYCLLASGVGLLVFAYAASYMPWHLEHEGQSWREQWRFWPWMVLFMIAMLGLAVAQDLVLLFVLFDVTAICSYFLIGFDRDRPEARVAALMALVVTGVTAVAVLIAAVLLYTEHGTVSIPALLAQPGGGTTTTVAAALLAVGALAKSAQVPLHFWLPRAMAAPTPVSAYLHSAAMVAAGVLVIGRVHPLLARSEAVLDALLGVGLASILVGGALALAKDELKQVLAHSTISQYGYVLTLYGIGGPAGASAAALYVITHGIAKSALFMTAGAVTMATGEDRLSRIGGLRKQMPLLATASGVAAATLAALPLTLGFFKDELFFTAALGAAWPVKVAAVGAAALTFAYIGRFWTGLFLGPPRGTTHPVPRLLVAPIVVLAAVALFGGVLVEPFARLAADAASTTHGAAVALRPAYHLDARPENVMALVAWALGGLGLAFPRGWRSTVRALATAGDRLGPRRAYGVLLTALDHLSGALHRMEVRDLRNSIAAVLVPGGMLAALGFAATPTAGAYVIGRIAPGGDLMIVALLVLVMLAALAVAGARAHLHLVLALSVVGFALAAVYAFVGAPDVALVAVVVDTVTSLVFVAAVARLPRDLARPGGVPPAPRSRRRWRDPVVGAIGGLALFAVIWGSLSRPSVHQGIAAEHIRLAPEAHGQDVVTVILADFRGLDTLAEITVLAVAVVGVATLLRRGRLW from the coding sequence GTGTCCGCCTCGTGGCGTCACGCCCCGGCGTGGACCGCGGTGGTCGTCGCCCTCACCGCCTTCGTGACATCCCTGGCGAGCTGGTTGACCGGCGGCGCGGCCATCGACGTCCCGTGGGCACCGACCCTCGGCCTGCGGTTGCACTTCACGCTGGACGGCCTCGGCGCGCTGTATTGCCTGCTGGCCAGCGGCGTCGGTCTCCTCGTCTTCGCCTACGCGGCGTCCTACATGCCGTGGCACCTCGAACACGAGGGCCAGTCCTGGAGAGAGCAATGGCGCTTCTGGCCCTGGATGGTGTTGTTCATGATCGCGATGCTGGGGCTGGCCGTCGCGCAGGATCTCGTGCTGCTCTTCGTGCTGTTCGACGTGACCGCGATCTGTTCGTACTTTCTGATCGGCTTCGACCGTGACCGGCCGGAAGCGCGCGTGGCCGCGCTCATGGCCCTGGTCGTCACCGGGGTCACCGCCGTCGCGGTCCTGATCGCCGCCGTCCTCCTCTACACCGAGCACGGCACCGTGTCCATTCCGGCGCTGCTCGCACAGCCCGGCGGCGGGACGACCACGACCGTCGCCGCCGCACTCCTGGCCGTCGGGGCGCTGGCCAAGAGCGCCCAGGTGCCACTGCACTTCTGGTTGCCGCGGGCCATGGCGGCGCCGACCCCGGTCTCCGCCTACCTGCACTCGGCGGCGATGGTCGCGGCCGGCGTCCTCGTCATCGGCCGCGTGCATCCCCTCCTCGCGCGCAGCGAGGCGGTGCTCGACGCGCTGCTCGGGGTGGGGCTCGCCTCGATCCTGGTCGGCGGCGCGCTCGCGCTGGCCAAGGACGAGCTCAAGCAGGTCCTGGCCCACTCGACCATCTCCCAGTACGGCTATGTCCTGACGCTGTACGGGATCGGCGGTCCGGCCGGCGCCAGCGCCGCCGCGCTGTACGTGATCACCCACGGCATCGCCAAGAGCGCGCTCTTCATGACCGCCGGCGCGGTGACCATGGCCACCGGCGAGGATCGGCTCTCGCGGATCGGCGGCCTTCGTAAACAGATGCCCCTCCTGGCGACGGCCAGCGGGGTGGCCGCGGCCACGCTCGCCGCGCTGCCGCTCACGCTCGGATTCTTCAAGGACGAGTTGTTCTTCACGGCCGCCCTGGGCGCGGCGTGGCCGGTGAAGGTCGCGGCGGTGGGGGCGGCGGCTCTGACCTTCGCGTACATCGGCCGCTTCTGGACGGGCCTGTTCCTCGGCCCACCGCGCGGGACGACCCATCCTGTTCCCCGACTGCTCGTGGCGCCGATCGTCGTCCTCGCCGCCGTCGCGCTGTTCGGCGGCGTCCTCGTGGAGCCCTTCGCCCGTCTGGCCGCCGACGCCGCGAGCACGACCCACGGCGCCGCCGTCGCGCTGCGGCCGGCCTACCACCTCGATGCGCGTCCGGAGAACGTCATGGCGCTGGTGGCCTGGGCCCTCGGCGGCCTCGGCCTGGCCTTCCCTCGCGGGTGGCGGTCCACCGTGCGCGCGCTCGCGACGGCCGGCGATCGCCTGGGCCCACGCCGCGCCTACGGCGTGCTGCTCACGGCCCTCGATCACCTCTCGGGCGCGCTCCACCGGATGGAAGTGCGCGATCTGCGGAACAGCATCGCGGCGGTTCTCGTCCCGGGCGGCATGCTGGCCGCGCTCGGATTCGCGGCGACCCCGACCGCCGGAGCCTACGTGATCGGCCGGATCGCCCCCGGTGGTGACCTCATGATCGTCGCCCTGCTCGTGCTCGTCATGCTCGCCGCCCTCGCGGTCGCCGGGGCGCGCGCACACCTGCACCTGGTGCTCGCCCTCTCGGTGGTCGGCTTCGCCCTGGCCGCGGTCTACGCGTTCGTCGGGGCGCCCGACGTCGCCCTCGTCGCCGTCGTCGTCGACACCGTCACCTCGCTCGTGTTCGTGGCGGCGGTGGCCAGACTTCCGCGCGACCTCGCCCGCCCCGGCGGGGTGCCGCCGGCGCCGCGCTCCCGTCGGCGGTGGCGCGACCCGGTCGTGGGCGCGATCGGCGGCCTCGCGCTCTTCGCGGTGATCTGGGGATCCCTCTCGCGGCCGTCGGTTCACCAGGGCATCGCCGCCGAGCACATCCGCCTGGCCCCGGAGGCGCATGGCCAGGACGTGGTCACCGTGATCCTCGCCGACTTCCGTGGCCTCGACACCCTCGCCGAGATCACGGTGCTGGCCGTCGCGGTGGTCGGGGTGGCTACCCTGTTGCGACGCGGGAGGCTGTGGTGA
- a CDS encoding monovalent cation/H+ antiporter complex subunit F translates to MRTIFVGVVLVWMTLLLVGGGLMLLWSRDMLKRIIVSDLLASIVIALLALLSYWRETSYYLDAALALALLSFVSTLAAARHHAEGGPFGC, encoded by the coding sequence ATGCGCACGATCTTCGTCGGCGTCGTGCTGGTCTGGATGACCCTGCTGCTCGTGGGCGGCGGCTTGATGCTGCTCTGGTCGCGCGACATGCTCAAGCGCATCATCGTATCGGATCTCCTGGCTTCGATCGTCATCGCGCTGCTGGCGCTCCTTTCGTACTGGCGCGAGACGTCGTACTACCTCGACGCGGCCCTGGCCTTGGCGCTCCTCTCCTTCGTCTCGACGCTGGCCGCGGCCCGGCACCATGCGGAAGGAGGCCCATTCGGATGCTGA
- a CDS encoding MnhB domain-containing protein — MTIAVRAVARLLLAPSLVVAVATMVKGYAHVGDGFSAGVIVALAVSLQYVAFGRPRAEAALPCLRFAPLVAGTGLLLAIAVGFFPILGGRPIFTHWPPPGVHPMRIGTLEVLTAFVFDIGVFLLVVGALVVLVHQLADDGPAPP, encoded by the coding sequence GTGACGATCGCGGTGCGAGCGGTCGCCCGACTGTTGCTCGCCCCGAGTCTCGTGGTGGCGGTGGCGACCATGGTCAAGGGCTACGCGCACGTCGGCGACGGCTTCAGCGCCGGGGTGATCGTCGCGCTGGCCGTCTCGCTGCAATACGTCGCATTCGGCCGGCCCCGCGCCGAGGCCGCGTTGCCGTGTCTCCGTTTCGCCCCGCTCGTGGCCGGCACGGGCCTGCTCCTCGCGATCGCCGTCGGATTCTTCCCGATTCTGGGCGGCCGGCCCATCTTCACGCACTGGCCGCCGCCCGGTGTCCACCCGATGAGGATCGGGACCCTGGAGGTGCTGACCGCCTTCGTCTTCGACATCGGGGTCTTCCTGCTCGTCGTGGGCGCCCTCGTCGTTCTCGTGCATCAGCTGGCCGACGACGGGCCCGCGCCGCCATGA
- a CDS encoding sodium:proton antiporter: protein MNLVVSLAAAVLFGAGAYLLLKRDLVRVVVGVSLISQSAILTLLASALTRGQAPIYPLADAPVSDPVVQSLALTALVIGLAVTALLLVVVDRVSHAYYTITQDDVAATEAARDAELERAGADAEALTE, encoded by the coding sequence ATGAACCTCGTCGTGTCGCTCGCGGCGGCCGTGCTGTTCGGCGCCGGCGCGTACCTGCTGCTGAAGCGAGACCTCGTCCGTGTCGTCGTCGGGGTCTCCCTCATCTCCCAGTCGGCCATCCTCACCCTGCTCGCCTCCGCGCTCACTCGTGGGCAGGCACCGATCTACCCGTTGGCCGACGCGCCGGTCAGTGATCCGGTCGTGCAGTCCCTGGCCCTCACCGCGCTCGTCATCGGCCTGGCCGTGACCGCGCTGCTCCTCGTCGTCGTCGACCGCGTGTCCCACGCCTACTACACGATCACCCAGGACGACGTCGCGGCGACCGAGGCCGCGCGAGACGCCGAGCTCGAGCGCGCCGGCGCCGACGCCGAGGCCTTGACCGAGTGA
- the mnhG gene encoding monovalent cation/H(+) antiporter subunit G, whose translation MLTAVLDVLAVVLLALGSITMTISVYGVLRMPDVYTQLHAAGMASGLGAIAILLASIATRDAATITDAALVIAFLLLTAPISGHAIAWAAYRRHPTRPAASREPGPSVE comes from the coding sequence ATGCTGACCGCCGTCCTCGACGTCCTTGCCGTCGTCTTGCTGGCGCTCGGGTCGATCACCATGACCATCAGCGTCTACGGGGTCCTTCGCATGCCCGACGTCTACACCCAGCTGCACGCCGCGGGCATGGCATCGGGACTGGGCGCCATCGCGATCCTGCTCGCGTCGATCGCCACCCGCGACGCCGCGACGATCACCGACGCCGCCCTCGTGATCGCCTTCCTCCTGCTGACCGCTCCGATCTCCGGGCACGCGATCGCGTGGGCGGCCTACCGCCGCCACCCCACGCGCCCCGCCGCGTCGCGGGAGCCCGGCCCTAGCGTGGAGTAG
- a CDS encoding Na+/H+ antiporter subunit E translates to MTRFLLSTAALTIAYLLVLTSVDPGDVLVGAILSAAVAAASTVARPTARRGPPPIRRLAAAPAFVLGTLADMVRGNWHVARYVLGCRRLESPGIVAIPMGERSPSGVAAWGYTTAISPDEIVLEADDERGVLLVHLLDARDVPAIRARHERTYQRRQRRVFP, encoded by the coding sequence ATGACTCGCTTCCTGCTCTCCACCGCCGCGCTCACGATCGCCTATCTGCTCGTCCTGACGAGCGTGGACCCCGGAGACGTGCTGGTCGGCGCCATCCTCTCCGCCGCGGTCGCCGCGGCGTCGACCGTCGCGCGGCCCACCGCGCGTCGCGGCCCCCCGCCGATACGGCGCCTGGCCGCGGCCCCCGCGTTTGTCCTCGGTACGCTCGCCGACATGGTGCGCGGCAACTGGCACGTCGCGCGCTACGTGCTCGGCTGCCGGCGCCTCGAGTCTCCCGGCATCGTGGCGATCCCGATGGGAGAGCGAAGCCCATCCGGCGTCGCGGCCTGGGGATACACCACCGCCATCTCTCCGGACGAGATCGTCCTCGAGGCCGACGACGAGCGCGGCGTGTTGCTCGTCCATCTCCTGGACGCCCGCGACGTGCCGGCGATCCGCGCCCGCCACGAGCGGACGTACCAGCGGCGCCAGCGCCGCGTCTTCCCCTAG